tttcaatttacaaatactgtactggtgaccccacaatagggataaaacgtttccgcggaagggagtttaataagacacgtggccactcattaaaattagaagaaaagaggtttaaccccttcccaccgaccgtacaCAGATGTacatactcggctttcgggggttataccgggatgatgcctgcagctgcaggcatcatcccggtactgttttttagagccaacgatcggctttcctggtataacaaccgatgcggctaaaagctgctcagctgttataacggaggagcgggaggggacgccccccctcctgccgcctcctgccgctcttaccgggcctcccgttccatcgggaggcccgatgaccaatccgccACCTCCGGTGGCTAGTGACATCTGGAACGATGCTGTGAGTGGTTTGtcccagcctcctaatagtaaacatggaagcgacgtcatgacatcacttcccatttactcggctgccaatggcgccggtttaaaaaaaatatacagtattcagaattgccgataatggcaatctgaatactttgaagtgcaaaggagggatggggggtcttttaaacccccaatccctccatgaagagtacctgtcaccacctattactgtcacaagggatgtttacattccttgtgacagcaataaaagtgatcaaataatttttttttaaacacaatttattaatataaaaataaataaaataaataagaaaaaaaaattgaaagcgccccgtccccgtgagcttgcgcagcaaagaaaacgcatacggaagtcgcgccctcatatgtaaacggtggtcaaatcacacatgtgaggtatcgccgcaatcgtcagagcgagagcaataattctagcactagacctcctctgtaactctaacctggtaaccgtaaaaaaaatttaaagcatcgcctatggagatttttaggtaccgtagtttgtcgccatttcatgagtgcgtgcaattataaagcgtgacatgtttggtatctatttactcggtgtaacatctttcacattatacaaaaaaattggggtaactttactgtctgttttttttttaaattcatgagtgtccctttttccaaaaagttgcgtttaaaacaccgctgcacaaataccgtgtgatataaaatattgcaacaattgccattttattctctagattctctgctaaaaatatatatataatgtttgggggctctaagtcattttctagcaaaacatacggattttaacttgtaaacaccaaatttcaaaattaggcttagtcatgaaagcgttaaccctaaactgcgtagaggcttctttactgtaagagtggcaaggatgtggaattcccttccacaggtggtggtctcagcggggagcatcagtaGTTtcgagaaactattagataagcacctgaatgaccccaacatacagggatatacaaggtaatactgacatataatcacacacataggttggacttgatggacttgtgtcttttttcaacctcacctactactctgtttccccgaaaataagacctagcatgattgtcggtgatggctgcaatataagccctaccccccaaataagccctagttaaagtccctgtaggtcttattttcagggtagggctaattttcggggaaacaaggtagggcttatttggggggtagggcttatattgcagccatcaccgacaatcacgctaggtcttatttttggggaaacagggtatgtaaagCTGTAATGCCATTAGgtaattaatatattaatatattacctgaatatattaccaacattaaatattaacaaaaaaaaagaaaagccttcaGCAGCTTAGTGGATGCCTCCTAtgtattcttatgtggtagtgcagtgttaattttgatgccaaattttgatttagttttagtcatagtcttttgactaaaatgccatttttagttataatcgtattttagtcatctaaatgattctagttttagtcgtattgtagtcaactaaaatagtgtaaatttagttgacgaaaatattttcattgacaaaattaacactggtgtctTGGCCAGGTACTTTGATCAGTATAATATCCTAGATAAAAGTGTTACTCCTCCAAACCAAAGGACAGTGCAAGGgatgtttcttaaaaaaaactttCCTGTTTTGTTTTTGGATGATGGAGAAGAGTTAGACCCGCTAacaattttttattgctgtctgtgtccccaccacCACAATGACTATTCCCATTGTCAGAAAGTGGAAGTTCAAAAACTGTAAACTATTCCCCAGATCAAAAGAAAAGaggaatcttccaatggtgacacctgTTACAGGGACAATTGTCTAAGAGGGGCATCTCACTCGCTTTAGGAGATTTCTTCTAATTTCCTATTGCATctcggggacaggaagtgaagggaactatcccaaaacctaaaaaaaagcaaaaaataaactggTAGGGATTTTTCAACTCTTTCCtaatccatacattttttttttttaaaaaaggtctaTACATACAGTTGTTATTTCATGAAATTTTTACTTCAAAAGAAAACTatgacataaatatattttattgtgattGTTACAATTGTCTCCTACCAGAGATTAGCTGAATGTTATGGAAAAAGTCAATCAAACATCGCCAGAGAGGTTCATCCTCCTCGGACTCGGATCGAATTTCCCGTACCTCCAAataatatatttcattgtgtttctTGTGATGTACATAATCACATTATCAGGAAATCTTCTACTAATCATAGTGGTGAGGATCAACCCAAAGTTAAACAACCCCATGTACTTCTTCCTGAGTAATCTCTCCATTATTGATGCCTGTTTCTCATCCACCATTGTTCCCAAAGTTCTCAAAAACACTCTGGCCATAGATAAAAGTATCTCCTTGTTGGGATGTGCATTACAGATGTACTTCAGTCTAGCTTTAGGATCATCAGAGTGCTTTATACTAGCCGTCATGGCATATGACAGGTTTGCAGCCATCTGTAGACCATTGCATTACAACACCATCATGAACAAGACATTGTGCGTCATTTTAGCAGCAGGATCATGGGGTATTAGCTTCCTAAACTCTGCATTACATGTCGTTCTAACCTTCCGACTCCCCTATTGCAAGTCCCACCATGTCAACCACTTCTTCTGTGAGGTGCCTCCTTTCTTTCGACTGTCCTGCCGGGACACTTTGTACAATGAAGTAATGATGTACATTGCAGCAGGTATCATTGCCATGTGTTCTTTCTGTTTGACTCTAATTTCATACATCCATATCATCTCCACCATCTTGAAGATCCGTTCCTCCCACGGAAGATACAAAGCTTTCTCCACATGTGCTTCTCACCTGACTGTGGTGAGTCTCTACTATGGGACCATCATGTTTGTTTATCTTAGACCCCGTTCTACCTATTCTGCAGAAATAGACAAAACTATGTCCATTCTCTATACAGCTGTGATACCTATGTTGAATCCCATCATCTATAGTATGAGGAACAAGGAAGTCAAGAGCACCATTAAAGGAAAACAAATGAAAAGGGAAGATCTCTAATGGAAAAGGGCAAATATAAAAAGGGGCTACGGAAAGTCTAAAAGGAGGATGCAATATGTAATGTATATAGGTACATACATTACAAGTATATAAAGGCGGATGTagggaatagggatgggccgaacggacccctgttcagttcgcaccagaactttcgaacaccgcaaaagttcagacccgaataacgaaccccatttaagtcaatgggacctggacgtcaaaaatcaaaagtgcccattttgaaggtttatatgcaagtaatttggcatacaatggttataggggtccaggtcctgccctggggaacatgtatcaataaaagtttgtaaaaaacatcatttttaaatgagcagtgattttttgatttttaaagtgaaagcataaaatgaaaaattccttccaatatagtgcttggggggtcgCCTTAGTCCTGTAAAGTGGcggatctgtaccatgtctagaatctgctgcagcaataattgcatttataaagccaacaaaaaagacattttccctgcaagctgcctttattttgctcagcaacagctggggagccattgtgtatgatgaggccacaatgtagggcactgggaacaagattagagattttttggatacattctggtgtcactttgactttgaatagaagtaacggATGCGTAAAAAATTGGTCTTtcggtgtcggtggcgcctttccaccataaccctatagaggtaatcttgatgaaagcaagaattcgccttgctgtaaaaaattgcaatgatatgcacctgtcaaacaggtgcagaaaaattggtctttgggtgtcgggggcgccttcccaccgtaaccctatagaggtactcttgatgaaagcaagaattggccttgctgtaaaaaattgcaatgatatgcacctgtcaaacaggtgctgaaaaattggtctttgggtgttaattgtgcccatgaaacctataccaaaaacattcttccagatgaaatgattgaacaccctcaaagctaggcagcctcgaagtcctgcagagattccacatcccaaaaagacttaatcagttaatcggcatcaggggcttcatagctggtaatccagaactgattaatttttataaaagtcaagcggtccacgaagtctgtggacagacacattctatgatcagtaacgaaacctcctgcagcactgaatgcccgttctgaaagcacgctggatgcagggcagcccaacaactcaatagcatactgggcaagttctggccagtggtctattctcatgacccagtaagtcagtggatcgtcagctggaaagctctctatctctgttttggccccgaggtaatcatccatcatgtgatgcagacgctgccgatgggatatggaagctgacagccctgggcggcgaggactaaaaaaattccgaaatgcctcacttaggcggacgccttctctgacgctcctctcttgaccaacacaAGACTCAAAACGACGTTCTCCATGAcattgtaacctactggagtcaggaaaaacgttcaataaaatcctctttaatgtgtcctcaagagattttattttctgcactctctgtggggacgggatgagttctgaggccTTCCCCTTATTGCCTTccacaacattgcctttcacatgatgGCACAGAGCTTGAATGGCCTCACTTGCAAAGAAATAGCGTctgggaacctaccattgtggtacagcacattctgcaaattcacggaagggggcagaatgcaagagacagaaaggc
This Aquarana catesbeiana isolate 2022-GZ linkage group LG13, ASM4218655v1, whole genome shotgun sequence DNA region includes the following protein-coding sequences:
- the LOC141117666 gene encoding olfactory receptor 5AR1-like, with protein sequence MEKVNQTSPERFILLGLGSNFPYLQIIYFIVFLVMYIITLSGNLLLIIVVRINPKLNNPMYFFLSNLSIIDACFSSTIVPKVLKNTLAIDKSISLLGCALQMYFSLALGSSECFILAVMAYDRFAAICRPLHYNTIMNKTLCVILAAGSWGISFLNSALHVVLTFRLPYCKSHHVNHFFCEVPPFFRLSCRDTLYNEVMMYIAAGIIAMCSFCLTLISYIHIISTILKIRSSHGRYKAFSTCASHLTVVSLYYGTIMFVYLRPRSTYSAEIDKTMSILYTAVIPMLNPIIYSMRNKEVKSTIKGKQMKREDL